One segment of Gordonia terrae DNA contains the following:
- a CDS encoding SDR family oxidoreductase, with product MTRVAIIGGHGKIALRLARILAARGDEVTSIIRNPEHAEDVADTGATPVVADVETLDTTGIATAISGHDAVVWTAGAGGGDASRTYAVDRDAAIRSMDAAVRAGVRRYVMVSYFGAGPDHGVPEDNSFHAYAEAKAAADRYLKSTELDWTILGPSKLTDEDGSGSITLGGDRVEGDEVSRDNVAQVAAAVIGHPASVHEVIEFNDGDTPILDAFPRS from the coding sequence GTGACTCGAGTGGCGATCATCGGCGGACACGGCAAGATCGCGTTGCGGCTGGCCAGAATTCTGGCGGCCCGCGGCGACGAGGTGACCTCGATCATCCGCAATCCGGAACACGCCGAGGACGTCGCGGACACCGGCGCCACACCCGTGGTCGCCGACGTCGAGACCCTCGACACCACCGGCATCGCGACCGCGATCTCCGGCCACGACGCCGTGGTGTGGACCGCGGGCGCCGGCGGCGGGGATGCGTCGCGGACGTATGCCGTCGACCGGGATGCCGCGATCCGGTCCATGGACGCGGCCGTGCGCGCCGGGGTTCGCCGGTACGTGATGGTGTCCTACTTCGGCGCCGGACCCGATCACGGTGTGCCCGAGGACAACTCATTCCACGCCTATGCCGAGGCCAAGGCGGCCGCGGACAGGTACCTGAAATCCACCGAACTCGACTGGACGATCCTCGGGCCCAGCAAGCTGACCGACGAGGACGGCAGCGGCAGCATCACGCTCGGCGGCGACCGGGTCGAGGGTGACGAGGTCAGCCGTGACAATGTCGCCCAGGTCGCGGCCGCCGTGATCGGCCATCCCGCGTCGGTGCACGAGGTGATCGAGTTCAACGACGGCGACACCCCGATCCTCGATGCGTTCCCACGGTCCTGA
- a CDS encoding GlsB/YeaQ/YmgE family stress response membrane protein: protein MLGIGIIAWIIIGGLAGWIASKIMKTDAQQGIILNIVVGVIGGLLGGWLLTLFGVDVEGGGWIFSFITCLAGACILLFLVKLVTGRGRTRV from the coding sequence ATGCTGGGAATTGGCATCATCGCGTGGATCATCATCGGTGGACTGGCCGGCTGGATCGCCAGCAAGATCATGAAGACCGATGCGCAGCAGGGGATCATCCTCAACATCGTGGTGGGTGTCATCGGCGGCCTCCTCGGCGGCTGGTTGCTGACCCTGTTCGGGGTCGACGTCGAGGGCGGAGGGTGGATCTTCAGCTTCATCACCTGTCTGGCCGGTGCGTGCATCTTGCTGTTCCTCGTCAAGCTGGTGACCGGACGCGGCCGTACCCGCGTCTAG